A single window of Microbispora hainanensis DNA harbors:
- a CDS encoding ArnT family glycosyltransferase, with protein MTLLASAAPIGHRAPADRVTPALRWGRWAVLVLAAVLYTWALGRNGYANDYYAAAIYSGTKSWKAFFFGALDAGSYITVDKPPLALWVMGLSARIFGFGTWSMLLPQAAAGVASVALVHSAVRRALRGLDARAAGAAALLAALVMTLTPITVAINRDNNPDTVLVLLLVAAGWLCLEAIRTGRLRTLLGTAVLVGLAFNTKMLQAYLVLPAFALTYLYAAPGAFVRRLGRLPAAGAVLVVTSAWWMVVVDRWPASSRPYVGGSTDNTVWDLVIGYNGLGRIFGGEGDGGGRGRLPAGVPEGVTRAFGGGPGGPGGGGGFGGASGAGRLFNDVMAGQISWLLPFAVVALVCGLVLVAGSAFGPAVSPAVSPAVSPAGGPARDAVRDTVRDTVRASLLVWGGWLLVHYAVFSFSSGTFHPYYTTAMAPAVAALTGIGGVLMWRAARASAAWRLVLAAAIAVTGAWSFVVLRRTPEFVPWLAWAVAGGTAVAVLVLAGTALAGRGTAGGGPAGRGGRTAARVTAVALAAAVAAGLAGPAAYAVTPLGAAVNGTNPTAGPSQGFGPRGGPGGGPGGGPGGGPGGFGGPAGFGRYGGPGEAVPGGNRQGGPGMRGPGGQVDAAMAAYLKRNKGSATWLVAVDSAQSASSLILSTGEPVIAMGGFTGSDPAMSVDKLRRYVAEGKLKYVLIGGGFGRGASADVTAWVKAHGTQVDPAEYGGTSTGTSVFADGGGSSLYKVG; from the coding sequence ATGACCCTCCTCGCCTCCGCGGCGCCGATCGGTCACCGGGCCCCGGCGGACCGTGTGACCCCCGCCCTGCGCTGGGGGAGGTGGGCAGTCCTCGTGCTCGCGGCCGTGCTCTACACGTGGGCGCTCGGCCGCAACGGGTACGCCAACGACTACTACGCCGCCGCGATCTACTCCGGCACGAAGAGCTGGAAGGCGTTCTTCTTCGGCGCACTGGACGCCGGGTCGTACATCACGGTCGACAAGCCGCCCCTCGCGCTGTGGGTGATGGGCCTGTCGGCCCGGATCTTCGGGTTCGGCACGTGGAGCATGCTGCTGCCGCAGGCGGCGGCCGGGGTGGCGTCGGTCGCCCTGGTGCACTCCGCCGTACGGCGGGCGCTGCGTGGGCTGGACGCCCGTGCGGCCGGGGCCGCGGCCCTGCTGGCGGCCCTCGTCATGACGCTGACGCCCATCACCGTGGCCATCAACAGGGACAACAACCCCGACACCGTGCTGGTGCTGCTGCTGGTCGCGGCCGGATGGCTCTGCCTGGAGGCGATCCGCACCGGGCGGCTGCGCACGCTGCTGGGCACCGCCGTGCTGGTGGGCCTCGCCTTCAACACCAAGATGCTCCAGGCCTACCTCGTGCTGCCGGCGTTCGCGCTGACCTACCTCTACGCCGCGCCGGGGGCGTTCGTACGCCGGCTCGGCCGTCTGCCGGCCGCCGGAGCGGTCCTCGTGGTCACCAGCGCGTGGTGGATGGTCGTGGTGGACCGGTGGCCCGCGTCGTCGCGGCCGTACGTCGGCGGCAGCACGGACAACACCGTCTGGGACCTGGTCATCGGCTACAACGGCCTGGGCCGGATCTTCGGCGGCGAGGGCGACGGCGGCGGCCGGGGCAGGCTTCCCGCCGGTGTCCCGGAAGGCGTGACACGTGCCTTCGGCGGCGGTCCCGGTGGTCCCGGCGGTGGCGGCGGCTTCGGCGGCGCGTCCGGCGCGGGCAGGTTGTTCAACGACGTCATGGCCGGGCAGATCTCGTGGCTGCTCCCGTTCGCCGTGGTCGCCCTCGTCTGCGGCCTCGTCCTGGTCGCCGGATCGGCCTTCGGCCCGGCCGTCAGTCCGGCCGTCAGTCCGGCCGTCAGTCCGGCCGGGGGTCCGGCGAGGGACGCAGTGAGGGACACAGTGAGGGACACGGTACGCGCGTCGCTGCTGGTGTGGGGCGGCTGGCTGCTCGTGCACTACGCCGTCTTCAGCTTCTCCAGCGGCACCTTCCACCCGTACTACACGACCGCGATGGCCCCGGCGGTCGCCGCGCTGACCGGCATCGGCGGGGTGCTGATGTGGCGGGCGGCCCGCGCCTCGGCCGCGTGGCGGCTTGTCCTGGCCGCCGCGATCGCCGTGACCGGGGCCTGGTCGTTCGTCGTGCTGCGCCGTACGCCGGAGTTCGTGCCGTGGCTCGCCTGGGCCGTCGCGGGCGGCACGGCGGTCGCGGTGCTCGTCCTGGCGGGCACGGCGCTCGCGGGCCGCGGCACGGCGGGTGGCGGCCCGGCCGGGCGTGGGGGCCGGACGGCCGCGCGGGTCACGGCGGTGGCTCTCGCGGCGGCGGTCGCGGCCGGGCTGGCCGGTCCGGCGGCGTACGCGGTGACGCCGCTGGGTGCGGCGGTGAACGGCACCAACCCCACGGCGGGGCCGTCGCAAGGGTTCGGCCCCCGTGGCGGTCCCGGTGGCGGTCCCGGTGGCGGTCCTGGTGGCGGTCCTGGTGGCTTCGGTGGCCCCGCAGGCTTCGGCAGGTACGGCGGACCGGGTGAGGCCGTGCCCGGCGGAAACCGGCAGGGCGGGCCCGGCATGCGCGGGCCCGGTGGGCAGGTGGACGCCGCGATGGCGGCGTACCTGAAGCGGAACAAGGGGAGCGCCACCTGGCTGGTGGCGGTGGACAGCGCGCAGAGCGCGTCGTCGCTCATCCTGTCCACCGGCGAGCCGGTCATCGCGATGGGCGGGTTCACCGGCTCGGACCCGGCGATGAGCGTGGACAAGCTGCGCCGGTACGTGGCCGAGGGGAAGCTCAAGTACGTCCTGATCGGCGGCGGCTTCGGACGTGGCGCGAGCGCGGACGTCACCGCATGGGTGAAGGCGCACGGCACCCAGGTCGACCCCGCGGAGTACGGCGGCACGTCCACCGGCACGTCCGTCTTCGCGGACGGCGGCGGATCCTCGCTCTACAAGGTGGGCTGA
- a CDS encoding enoyl-CoA hydratase-related protein, translating into MSEPQDVLVRREQAGGVATITLDSPHNRNALSSRLLRQLDDALSWALDEPAVRVIVLTGTGPVFCAGADLKEQRGGGAPVTASFPDIMLRIWESPKPVVCRLNGTARAGGLGLVAACDFAIAPATASFAFTEVRLGVVPAMIAVTCLRRLEPRAAAEYFLTGEVFSAGRAVEIGLLTRAVPEEDLDATVAHYTGMLLRGGPEALAITKRLVREVPQLSVEEGFRAMAALSAERFTSAEGQEGIRAFAEKRPAAWVPADAPSPEAGR; encoded by the coding sequence GTGAGCGAGCCCCAGGACGTGCTGGTACGCCGCGAGCAGGCGGGCGGCGTGGCCACGATCACGCTCGACTCCCCGCACAACCGCAACGCCCTGTCGTCCCGGCTGCTGCGGCAGCTCGACGACGCCCTGTCCTGGGCGCTCGACGAGCCCGCCGTACGGGTGATCGTGCTGACCGGCACGGGACCGGTGTTCTGCGCGGGCGCCGACCTGAAGGAGCAGCGCGGCGGAGGGGCGCCGGTCACCGCGTCGTTTCCCGACATCATGCTGCGGATCTGGGAGAGCCCGAAGCCGGTCGTGTGCCGCCTGAACGGCACGGCACGAGCGGGCGGTCTCGGGCTGGTGGCGGCCTGCGACTTCGCCATCGCCCCGGCGACCGCGTCGTTCGCCTTCACCGAGGTGCGGCTCGGGGTGGTCCCCGCCATGATCGCGGTCACCTGCCTGCGCCGCCTGGAGCCCCGGGCCGCGGCCGAGTATTTCCTCACCGGCGAGGTCTTCAGCGCCGGACGTGCGGTGGAGATCGGCCTGCTGACCCGGGCCGTGCCCGAAGAGGACCTGGACGCGACCGTGGCCCACTACACCGGCATGCTGCTGCGCGGCGGCCCGGAGGCGCTGGCGATCACCAAGCGGCTCGTGCGGGAGGTGCCGCAACTATCGGTCGAGGAGGGGTTCCGCGCGATGGCCGCGCTGTCCGCGGAGCGCTTCACCTCGGCGGAGGGGCAGGAGGGCATCCGGGCCTTCGCCGAGAAGCGGCCCGCCGCCTGGGTTCCCGCCGACGCGCCGTCCCCGGAAGCCGGGCGATGA
- a CDS encoding acyl-CoA carboxylase subunit beta, protein MTVLVSRLETSSGEYGTRREAMLAKLAELEAEHAKAVAGGGPKYVERHRERGKLLPRERIELLVDPDSPFLELSPLAAWGTEYPVGASVVTGIGVIEGVECVITANDPTVRGGASNPWTLRKTLRAAEIALRNRMPYVNLVESGGADLPSQKDIFIPGGQMFRDLTRLSAEGIPTITLVFGNATAGGAYVPGLSDHVVMVRERAKVFLGGPPLVKMATGEESDDESLGGAEMHARTSGLADHLAADEFDALRIGRRIVRRLNWRKAGNVPASGYAEPLYDEDELLGIVPEDLKVPFDPREVLARVVDGSDFDEFKPLYGPSLVTGWASVHGHPVGVLANASGVLFGAESQKAAQFIQLANQTRTPLVFLQNTTGYMVGRDYEQSGIIKHGALMINAVANSTVPHITIVMGASYGAGNYGMCGRAYDPRFLFSWPSAKSAVMGPAQLAGVMSIVGRAAAQARGQAYDEEADAAMRAAVEAQIESESAAFFLSGRLYDDGVIDPRDTRTVLGLCLSAVAGAPDPGRAGYGVFRM, encoded by the coding sequence ATGACGGTGCTCGTGAGCCGGCTGGAGACCTCCAGCGGCGAGTACGGCACGCGGCGCGAGGCCATGCTGGCGAAGCTCGCCGAGCTGGAGGCCGAGCACGCCAAGGCCGTCGCCGGAGGCGGGCCCAAATATGTCGAACGGCACCGGGAGCGCGGCAAGCTGCTCCCCCGCGAGCGCATCGAACTGCTCGTCGACCCCGACTCGCCGTTCCTGGAGCTGTCGCCGCTGGCGGCCTGGGGCACCGAGTATCCCGTCGGCGCGAGCGTCGTCACCGGCATCGGGGTGATCGAGGGCGTCGAGTGCGTCATCACCGCCAACGACCCGACCGTGCGCGGCGGCGCGTCCAATCCCTGGACGCTGCGCAAGACCCTGCGCGCCGCCGAGATCGCGCTGCGCAACCGCATGCCGTACGTGAACCTGGTGGAGTCGGGCGGCGCGGACCTGCCGTCGCAGAAGGACATCTTCATCCCCGGCGGCCAGATGTTCCGCGACCTCACCCGGCTGTCGGCCGAGGGGATCCCGACGATCACGCTGGTCTTCGGCAACGCCACCGCGGGCGGCGCGTACGTGCCGGGCCTGAGCGACCACGTCGTCATGGTGCGGGAGCGGGCCAAGGTGTTCCTCGGCGGCCCGCCGCTGGTGAAGATGGCCACCGGCGAGGAGTCCGACGACGAGTCGCTGGGCGGCGCGGAGATGCACGCGCGGACCTCCGGGCTGGCCGACCATCTCGCCGCCGACGAGTTCGACGCGCTGCGGATCGGCCGCCGCATCGTGCGGCGGCTCAACTGGCGCAAGGCCGGGAACGTTCCCGCGTCCGGTTACGCGGAGCCGCTGTACGACGAGGACGAGCTGCTGGGGATCGTGCCGGAGGACCTGAAGGTCCCCTTCGATCCCCGCGAGGTCCTGGCCCGGGTGGTGGACGGCAGCGACTTCGACGAGTTCAAGCCGCTCTACGGGCCGAGCCTGGTCACCGGGTGGGCGAGCGTCCACGGCCACCCGGTCGGGGTCCTCGCCAACGCCAGCGGCGTGCTGTTCGGCGCGGAGTCGCAGAAGGCGGCCCAGTTCATCCAGCTCGCGAACCAGACGCGCACGCCGCTGGTCTTCCTGCAGAACACCACGGGGTACATGGTCGGCAGGGACTACGAGCAGAGCGGCATCATCAAGCACGGCGCACTGATGATCAACGCGGTGGCCAACTCGACCGTGCCGCACATCACGATCGTCATGGGCGCCTCCTACGGCGCGGGCAACTATGGCATGTGCGGGCGGGCCTACGACCCCCGCTTCCTGTTCAGCTGGCCGAGCGCGAAGTCGGCCGTCATGGGCCCGGCCCAGCTCGCGGGCGTCATGTCGATCGTGGGCCGGGCCGCCGCGCAGGCGCGGGGGCAGGCGTACGACGAGGAGGCCGACGCGGCGATGCGCGCCGCGGTCGAGGCGCAGATCGAGTCGGAGTCGGCGGCGTTCTTCCTGTCCGGCCGCCTGTACGACGACGGGGTCATCGACCCCCGCGACACCCGTACGGTGCTCGGGCTGTGCCTGTCGGCGGTTGCGGGGGCACCGGACCCGGGCCGGGCCGGCTACGGCGTCTTCCGGATGTGA
- a CDS encoding acyclic terpene utilization AtuA family protein has translation MTSKAGLTTAQAGRQGPIRVANCGGFYGDRLSAAEEMVEGGPIDVLTGDWLAELTMSILAGNRLKGRPGYARTFLTQMEQVLGTCLDRGIKVVANAGGLDPAGCAEAVSALADRLGLRASVAHVTGDDLMPLAEPPVNIDTGETLGATPLTANAYLGGRPIAVALEHGADVVVTGRVTDAALVTGPGMWWFGWDPGDLDALAGSVVAGHVIECGCQATGGNYAFFEEVPDLAHCGFPIAELYADGSSVITKHPGTGGLVSTGTVTAQLLYEIASPRYLGPDVTARFDTIRLEQECPDRVRITGVRGEPPPDTLKVAVTYLGGYRNTMTLVLTGLDIAAKARIAQEAIWARVPRESFEQVHVELTPLGADGAGSAAPGPETGGHPARGGAGTAGAGGSVTDGAGEGGAGADEPRTGGMTTGGAGAGDPRTSAVDEGSPRTGSVTTHGVGAAATALLRITVMDSDPRKAGRTFSSAVVETGLASYPGFYGLTPPGDASPYGVYWPSSADARAVLPVVTVDGVRVEVPHTPPSGPLLGEQAGGPPSETPGDTVPPYAGDLAAGPVMPLGRVAGARSGDKGGDANLGVWVRDPARYPWLAAFLTVKRLRELLPEVGDLPIERFALPNLHALNFVVHGLLGRGVAASPLLDAQAKALGERLRAVCVPIPL, from the coding sequence ATGACATCGAAGGCCGGGCTTACGACGGCGCAGGCCGGGCGGCAGGGACCGATCCGGGTCGCGAACTGCGGCGGCTTCTACGGCGACCGGCTGTCGGCCGCCGAGGAGATGGTCGAGGGCGGGCCGATCGACGTGCTGACCGGCGACTGGCTGGCCGAGCTCACCATGTCGATCCTCGCGGGCAACCGGCTCAAGGGCCGCCCCGGCTACGCGCGTACGTTCCTGACCCAGATGGAGCAGGTCCTCGGCACCTGCCTCGACCGAGGCATCAAGGTCGTCGCCAACGCGGGCGGCCTCGACCCGGCCGGGTGCGCGGAGGCGGTCTCGGCCCTGGCCGACCGGCTCGGGCTGCGCGCGTCCGTCGCCCACGTCACCGGCGACGACCTCATGCCGCTCGCCGAGCCGCCGGTCAACATCGACACCGGTGAGACCCTGGGCGCGACTCCGCTCACCGCCAACGCCTACCTCGGCGGCCGGCCGATCGCCGTGGCGCTGGAGCACGGCGCGGATGTCGTCGTGACCGGGCGGGTCACCGACGCGGCGCTGGTCACCGGGCCCGGCATGTGGTGGTTCGGCTGGGATCCGGGCGACCTCGACGCGCTGGCCGGATCCGTCGTCGCCGGGCACGTGATCGAGTGCGGCTGCCAGGCGACCGGCGGCAACTACGCCTTCTTCGAGGAGGTGCCCGACCTCGCCCACTGCGGCTTCCCCATCGCCGAGCTGTACGCCGACGGATCGAGCGTGATCACCAAGCACCCCGGCACCGGCGGGCTGGTCTCGACCGGGACCGTGACCGCGCAACTGCTGTACGAGATCGCCTCGCCGCGCTATCTCGGGCCCGACGTGACCGCCAGGTTCGACACCATACGGCTGGAGCAGGAGTGCCCCGACCGGGTCAGGATCACGGGCGTGCGCGGCGAGCCCCCGCCGGACACGCTGAAGGTCGCCGTCACCTACCTCGGCGGCTACCGCAACACGATGACGCTCGTGCTGACCGGCCTCGACATCGCCGCCAAAGCCCGCATCGCGCAGGAGGCGATCTGGGCGCGCGTCCCCCGCGAGTCGTTCGAACAGGTCCACGTGGAGCTGACTCCCCTCGGCGCGGACGGCGCGGGCTCGGCCGCGCCCGGCCCGGAAACCGGCGGACACCCGGCCAGGGGAGGCGCGGGCACAGCCGGTGCCGGCGGCAGCGTCACGGATGGTGCGGGCGAAGGCGGCGCGGGTGCGGACGAGCCCCGCACGGGCGGCATGACCACCGGCGGCGCGGGTGCGGGCGACCCGCGCACAAGCGCCGTAGATGAGGGCAGCCCCCGCACGGGCAGCGTGACCACACACGGTGTGGGCGCGGCCGCGACCGCGCTGTTGCGGATCACGGTCATGGACTCCGATCCGCGCAAGGCGGGGCGGACGTTCTCCTCCGCCGTGGTGGAGACCGGCCTGGCGAGCTATCCCGGCTTCTACGGCCTGACCCCGCCCGGCGACGCCTCCCCCTACGGGGTCTACTGGCCCTCGTCGGCCGACGCGCGGGCCGTGCTCCCGGTGGTGACCGTGGACGGAGTCCGCGTCGAGGTGCCGCACACCCCTCCGTCCGGTCCGCTGCTGGGCGAGCAGGCGGGCGGGCCGCCCAGTGAGACGCCCGGCGACACCGTTCCTCCGTACGCCGGGGATCTCGCGGCCGGGCCGGTCATGCCGCTCGGCAGGGTCGCCGGCGCCCGCTCGGGCGACAAGGGCGGCGACGCCAACCTCGGCGTCTGGGTGCGCGATCCCGCGCGCTATCCGTGGCTCGCGGCGTTCCTGACCGTGAAGCGGCTCAGGGAGCTGCTGCCGGAGGTCGGCGACCTGCCGATCGAACGGTTCGCGCTCCCGAACCTGCACGCGCTGAACTTCGTCGTCCACGGGCTCCTGGGCCGGGGCGTGGCGGCCAGCCCGCTCCTGGACGCCCAGGCGAAGGCGCTCGGCGAGCGGCTTCGGGCTGTATGCGTGCCCATTCCGCTATGA
- a CDS encoding YcnI family protein, whose product MRVRMRVRALRRTARGLVVATVAACLVAVLPAAAFAHVKVTADAAVQGGYAALTFRVPNERDDASTTKIEVRLPTEFPLASVSVKPHPGWSYKIEKTTLATPIESHGTKIGEVTSKITWTASDEDSGIKPGEYDEFSVSAGPLPETDRLTFKTLQHYSDGEVVRWIQESSGDDEAERPAPVLDLTAKGAAAPGSAAGAAPAAGAEAAAGAEAAAPESGSDAGVAWAIGLSAASLVICLGCVVAPALHRRRTG is encoded by the coding sequence ATGCGGGTGCGGATGCGGGTGCGCGCGCTGCGCCGTACGGCACGCGGGCTGGTCGTCGCGACCGTGGCGGCCTGCCTGGTCGCCGTCCTGCCGGCGGCGGCGTTCGCGCATGTGAAGGTGACCGCGGACGCCGCGGTCCAGGGTGGCTATGCGGCGTTGACGTTCCGGGTCCCCAACGAGCGCGACGACGCGAGCACCACCAAGATCGAGGTGCGGCTCCCGACCGAGTTCCCGCTGGCCTCGGTCTCGGTGAAGCCGCACCCCGGCTGGTCGTACAAGATCGAGAAGACGACTCTGGCCACGCCGATCGAGTCGCACGGCACGAAGATCGGCGAGGTGACCTCGAAGATCACCTGGACCGCGTCGGATGAGGACTCGGGGATCAAGCCGGGTGAGTACGACGAGTTCTCGGTGAGCGCCGGGCCGCTGCCGGAGACCGACCGGCTGACGTTCAAGACGCTCCAGCACTACAGCGACGGCGAAGTGGTGCGCTGGATCCAGGAGAGCTCGGGAGACGACGAGGCGGAGCGGCCCGCGCCGGTGCTCGATCTCACCGCCAAGGGGGCCGCCGCGCCCGGCTCGGCGGCTGGCGCGGCCCCGGCCGCCGGAGCGGAGGCGGCGGCCGGAGCGGAGGCGGCCGCGCCGGAGTCCGGCTCGGACGCGGGGGTGGCGTGGGCGATCGGGCTGTCCGCGGCCTCGCTGGTGATCTGCCTGGGATGCGTTGTGGCGCCCGCCCTGCACCGACGCCGGACAGGCTAG
- a CDS encoding helix-turn-helix transcriptional regulator, whose protein sequence is MSGFHQARMDLGAQLRRLRENARLSGKDLAERLRWQPSKVSRIENARQTATEDDVAAWGKAVEADPQTIDDLIRQAAGLLERHDSWRQRNRNGLAALQDDVRDLEARTRLFRAFEPGVVIGLLQTTEYARHTFGKVRRVHEPTDDVDDAIRVRMRRQEILYDPARRFRFVMPEAVLRYRLAPPDVMRGQLDRLIAVTTLPNVEFGLLPFEAQLPSALMNSFWIYDDCLVGVATMTRDLLLRDAEDVAFYAETFEEFCKVAVFHDDARALIVRALDDYARPR, encoded by the coding sequence ATGAGCGGTTTCCATCAGGCCCGCATGGACCTGGGAGCCCAGCTACGCCGGTTGCGGGAGAACGCCCGCCTGTCCGGGAAGGATCTCGCCGAACGCCTGCGCTGGCAGCCGTCCAAGGTCTCGCGCATCGAGAACGCCCGCCAGACCGCCACCGAGGACGACGTGGCCGCGTGGGGAAAGGCCGTGGAGGCCGACCCGCAGACCATCGACGACCTGATCCGGCAGGCGGCCGGCCTGCTGGAGCGGCACGACTCCTGGCGGCAGCGGAACAGGAACGGCCTGGCCGCGCTGCAGGATGACGTCCGCGACCTGGAGGCGCGCACCCGGCTGTTCCGGGCGTTCGAGCCGGGCGTGGTGATCGGCCTGCTGCAGACCACCGAGTACGCCAGGCACACCTTCGGCAAGGTCAGGCGGGTCCACGAGCCCACCGACGACGTGGACGACGCGATCCGCGTCCGCATGCGGCGTCAGGAGATCCTGTACGACCCGGCTCGGCGGTTCCGGTTCGTCATGCCCGAGGCGGTGCTGCGTTACCGGCTCGCGCCCCCGGACGTGATGCGCGGCCAGCTCGACCGGCTGATCGCGGTGACCACGCTGCCGAACGTGGAGTTCGGGCTGCTGCCGTTCGAGGCGCAGTTGCCGTCCGCGCTGATGAACTCGTTCTGGATCTACGACGACTGCCTGGTCGGGGTGGCGACCATGACCAGGGACCTGCTGCTTCGCGACGCCGAGGACGTCGCCTTCTACGCGGAGACGTTCGAGGAGTTCTGCAAGGTGGCGGTCTTCCACGACGACGCGAGGGCGCTGATCGTCCGCGCCCTCGACGACTACGCCCGCCCGCGCTGA
- a CDS encoding ferritin-like domain-containing protein, with translation MDTDGFIALLNEDLESEYRSIVQYVQHTATIKGAEYLSIIEELRQHLGQELDHASTLAEQIDFLGGVPSVRVPEVPVATDGADALRLDLELEQEQLRRYRERVEQAQELGLSDVAEALRPLLQQTQDHVMDLQTALGK, from the coding sequence ATGGACACGGATGGCTTCATCGCCCTGCTCAACGAGGACCTGGAGAGCGAGTATCGCTCGATCGTCCAGTATGTGCAGCACACGGCCACCATCAAGGGCGCGGAGTATCTGTCGATCATCGAGGAGCTCAGGCAGCACCTCGGTCAGGAGCTCGACCACGCGAGCACGCTGGCCGAGCAGATCGACTTCCTCGGCGGCGTCCCGAGCGTCCGCGTTCCCGAGGTGCCGGTGGCGACCGACGGCGCCGACGCCCTCCGCCTCGACCTGGAGCTGGAGCAGGAGCAGCTGCGCCGCTATCGCGAGCGCGTGGAGCAGGCCCAGGAGCTCGGCCTGAGCGACGTGGCCGAGGCGCTGCGCCCGCTGCTGCAGCAGACGCAGGACCACGTCATGGACCTGCAGACCGCCCTGGGGAAGTGA
- a CDS encoding bifunctional glycosyltransferase family 2/GtrA family protein, with protein sequence MSTTTVSGPAAGASRRTRLVEVVVPVHNEERVLAASVERLHAYLSGDFPYGFRVTIADNASTDGTWTIARRLAHELPGVRAVHLDQKGRGRALRRVWESSEADVVGYMDVDLSTDLDAFLPLIAPLMTGHSDLAIGTRLSPWSNVVRGPKREIISRAYNLLLRSLMGARFSDAQCGFKAARTEIVQALLPTVQDEAWFFDTELLLLAEQHGLRIHEVPVDWVDDPDSRVDIVRTAVDDLKGMVRVARGSLAAPAAPPSRASARTQIPAFTVIGAISTVAYLALFWMLRSVLPPVAANAVALFVTAVANTAANRRFTFGVRGRAGALRHHLGGLVAFVAGLALTSAGLVTLPDGAPRAAELAAVVVANGLATLLRFLLLRTWVFAPRKDFR encoded by the coding sequence ATGAGCACGACGACGGTTTCCGGGCCGGCGGCGGGGGCGTCCCGCAGGACCCGCCTGGTCGAGGTCGTCGTTCCCGTGCACAACGAGGAGCGCGTCCTGGCCGCGAGCGTGGAGCGACTGCACGCCTACCTGAGCGGCGACTTCCCGTACGGCTTCCGCGTGACGATCGCCGACAACGCGAGCACGGACGGCACGTGGACGATCGCCCGGCGGCTGGCCCACGAGCTGCCGGGAGTGCGGGCCGTCCACCTCGACCAGAAGGGCCGGGGCCGGGCGCTGCGGCGGGTGTGGGAGTCCAGCGAGGCCGACGTGGTCGGCTACATGGACGTGGACCTGTCGACCGACCTCGACGCGTTCCTTCCCCTGATCGCACCGTTGATGACCGGCCACAGCGACCTGGCCATCGGGACCCGCCTGTCCCCCTGGTCCAACGTCGTGCGCGGCCCGAAGCGCGAGATCATCTCCAGGGCCTACAACCTGCTGCTGCGCTCGCTCATGGGAGCGCGCTTCTCCGACGCGCAGTGCGGGTTCAAGGCGGCCCGCACCGAGATCGTGCAGGCCCTGCTGCCGACTGTGCAGGACGAGGCGTGGTTCTTCGACACCGAGCTGCTGCTGCTGGCCGAGCAGCACGGGCTGCGCATCCACGAGGTGCCGGTCGACTGGGTTGACGACCCCGACAGCCGGGTGGACATCGTCAGGACGGCGGTCGACGACCTCAAGGGCATGGTGCGGGTCGCCCGGGGGAGTCTCGCGGCCCCGGCAGCCCCGCCATCCCGGGCGTCGGCGCGCACGCAGATCCCCGCCTTCACGGTGATCGGGGCGATCAGCACGGTGGCATACCTGGCGCTGTTCTGGATGCTGCGCTCGGTGCTGCCGCCGGTGGCGGCCAACGCCGTCGCGCTGTTCGTCACCGCCGTCGCCAACACCGCGGCCAACCGCCGCTTCACCTTCGGCGTACGGGGGCGGGCGGGGGCGCTGCGGCACCACCTCGGCGGGCTCGTCGCCTTCGTCGCCGGGCTCGCGCTGACCAGCGCGGGGCTGGTCACGCTGCCCGACGGCGCGCCACGGGCGGCCGAGCTGGCCGCCGTCGTCGTGGCGAACGGCCTGGCCACCCTGCTGCGCTTCCTGCTCCTGCGCACCTGGGTCTTCGCGCCCCGGAAGGACTTCCGATGA